In the genome of Deinococcus radiopugnans ATCC 19172, the window GCCGCCGGGTCCGGGCCGAGCAGCAGGCCCACCTTGACCGCGCCCGCGTGGAGCGGCGCAGCGCCACCCTGGAGGCGTTCGCGGTCCTCACGCGCGATCTGGCCCTGGACACCGATCCGCTGGCCCTGATCCGCCGCGTCCAGGAAGCGGTGCTGCCGCTGCTGGGCGCGGAGTTCTCGCAGTATTACGAGCCGGAGGGCGGCCTGTGGCGCATCCGGACCCGGGTGGGCCGGGTCCAGACGCCCGCCTTGAAAGCTGCGCTGGAGGCCGGGCTGCCCTTCACCACCACCGCCACCCTGCTGACCCCCTGGCTGACCGGCGAGGCGAACTACAAGGACACCTATGACCCGGTGGCAGACGGGTTGCCTCCCAGTGACTTTTCCACCTTCGCCACCGCAGCGTTGCCCGTACGGGTGGGCGGCCAGATGCAGGGCGTGCTGGTCTTCGCGCTGCCCCGCACCCAGCCGTGGGGCGTGGTGGACCGGACGGTGCTGACCACCGTGGAACGCAGCCTGACCCTGGCGCTGGAACGCGCCGAGCAGACCCGGCAGGTCGGGCAACAGCGGGAGGTGTTGCAGGAGGCCAACGAGGAACTGGAGGCCTTCACGTACAGCGTGTCGCATGACCTGCGGACCCCGGTACGGCACATCAAGGGGTTCAGCGAATTGCTGCGCCAGGGGGCCGGGGCAACGCTGGACCTCAAGTCCACGCACTACCTGACGGTGATCGACGAGGCCGCCGCGCGCATGAACGTGCTGATCGACGCGATGCTGGACCTGTCGCGCACCGCCCGGCTGCCGCTGCGCGTGGGGCCGGTGGACCTGGACGCCCTGGTGCTGCACGTCCAGCAGGAACTGGAAACCGACACGCAGGGCCGTGAAGTCCAGTGGCGGGTCTCTCCGCTGCCGCTGGTGAACGGCGATCACGACACCCTGCGGCAGGTGCTCACCAACCTGCTGGGCAACGCCCTGAAGTACACCCGGCCCCGCACCCCGGCCGTGATCGAGGTGTGGGCCGAGGAACGCAAAGAGGAGTGGGCGGTGTTCGTGCGGGACAACGGGGTGGGCTTTGACCCCCGGTACCAGGACCGGCTGTTCGGGGCCTTTCAGCGCCTGCATCTGGAACGTGAGTTTGAGGGCACCGGCGTGGGGCTGGCGAACGTGCGGCGGATCGTGACCCGGCATGGCGGCACGGTCAGCGCCTCGGGCCGGGAGGGTCAGGGCGCGACGTTCGGCTTCACGCTGCCGCGCTGAGGGTCTGAGACGGCTTCCGTTCGTAACGTGACAGGAATCGGGACAGCGCTGGTCCCTCCATCCCACGTCCGGAACCCGTTTTTCTCCGTCTCCCTCTACGCCGCCGTAGCGGTCCAGTCGGGCGACCCAGTGGTGTGACTATGGCTCAGTTGACACCCTGACGACGCAATCGTCACCACCTACTCAGGTCCGGACTCCACTCTTCTTCCTCTCGCGGTCCTGGGCAAAACAGCGGCCACGGGCAGCTCTGGACACCTGCAAGGGGGACTGCGAGGCTTCTGCACCTGACTTCCAATACCTCACTTGCAACACTGTTCGGAATTGGGGCTGGGCCGGAGAAACCCAGCGGTCAGGGCGTCACCCTGGGCAGGATCAAGCCGAAGGTGGCTCCCGCGCCCGGCTGGCCCTGGGCCGTCATGGTGCCGCCGTGCCGGGTCACGATCCGCCGCGCGTTCGCCAGGCTCACGGCGGCCCCCCCGAAGTCTTCCTGCCGGTGCAACCGCTGGAAGATGGTGAACAGCTTGTCCGCGTACTGCGGATTGAAGCCCACCCCGTTGTCCCGCACCAGCACGGCCCAGTCTGCTCCCCGGTCTTCCGCCCATACCTCGATCACTGCCCGCTCACGGTCACGGGTGTACTTCACCGCGTTGTCTACCAGGGCCGTCACCACCCGGCGCAACAGCCCCGCGTCCCCCCTCACGCTGGGCAGGGCGCCGATCTGCCAGTCGATCTGACGCTGCGGCTGCTCCACACTGACCTGCTGACGGGCCGCCTGAAAGACCCGGTCCAGGTCCACCTGCTCGGCCTTCAGCGGCTGGCGTGAGGCGCGCGAGACGTCCAGCATGCCGTCGATCAGGGTGTTGAGCGTCGCCGCCGCGCTGGACACGATGCCGAAGTACCGCTGCGTCCGGTCCTCCAGCGGCTCGGGCAACGAGCGCCGCAGCAGATCGCCGAAGCTGATGATGTGCCGCACCGGGGTCCGCAGGTCATGCGACACGCTGTACGTGAAGGCCTCCAGTTCCTCGTTCGAGGCCTGCAACAGGTCGCGCTGGGCGGTCAGCTGCCGCGCCTGTTCGGCACGTTCCAGCGCCAGGCCCAGGCTGTGGACCGTCGTCTTGAGGACCGCCTGATCGGCGGCGCTCCACCGGCGCGGCCCGAACAGCGGGGCGTTGAAGATGCCGCTGACCTGACCGTTGACCAGCACCGGCAGGGTGGCCACCGTCGAGACGTGCTCGACAAGTTCCGGGGCGACGTCGCGTGCGGGATCGTAGTGGTCCTGAAACAGCGGTTCGCGGGTCTGGTACGGCAGGTCCAGGCTGGGCAGCTGGCCCACAGGAAAGCCGCCCTCGATGGCCGCCTGCAAGTCGGGGTTGCCTACATCACCCAGCTGCGCGGCGGCCTGCCACCGGCCCTGGACGATCTGCCAGAAGATGACATACCCCGGTGGCAGCAGGGAGCGCACCAGGGCCATCGCCCGGCCGATCAGGATTTCAGGCTCGGTGGTCAGCCCCAGTTCCTGGGTCAGCTCGGCGAAGCCCTCCAGCGCCTGCGTGCGGGCCAGCAATTCGGCGTTCTGGGCCGCGAGTTGCCGGGCGGTCTCGGTGCGTTCCAGGGCCAGCCGGAGACTGCGGCCCACCGAGCGGAACACGGCCCTGGAATGGGCGGACCAGCGCGGGACGTCCTTGAGGCCCAGCGCGAAGATGGCCTGAATGGTGCCGTTCACCATCAGCGGAAAGGTGGCGACAGTCTGGTAGCGTTCAGAGTGGGCAAACTGCTCTTTTTCGGGGTCCCAGCCGTCGACGAAGACCGGTTCACCCGTCTGCATCGGCTGGGCGAAAACCGGGGTGTTCAGCGGCATGCCGGCCTTGAGACTGGCCAGCAGTTCCGGCTGGGCCTCCAGATCACGGGTGTAGACCTTGACCCGCCACAGACTGCCTTCCAGGGTGTAGTACACGCCGGTGCAGCCGGGAAACAGCACGCCCAGCACGTCGACAGCCCGCTCGGCCAGGGCCAGCACGTCGGTCTCACCGTCCGCCGCCTCGGTGAACCGCACAAAGGCCTCGAGTTCGGCGGTGCGGTCCTGAACCTGCCGTTCCAGATCGCCGGAGAGCCGCAGGCGGTCCAGGGCCACGGCGCACTGGGCGGCCAGCGTCCGCAGGAAGTGCCGTTCGTCCGGCGTGAAGTCGTGCGGCTCCCGGAAGTCCAAGACAATCACGCCCAGCGGCTGACCGCCTTCCACCATGGGCAGCACCGCGCTGGCCACTGCGGCCTTCCCGCCGGTCCGGGTTTCCAGGTCCGGGTAAGCCGAGGCCAGCGCGCCTGCGTGGTCAAAGTACAGGGGGGTGTTCGAACGCAGCGCGTCGGCACAGGGGTCACCGCCGGTCAGGTCCCCTGCCTGCCAGACACTGCCGTCGGTCTGGCCCCGCCTCGCGGCGACGTGCAGGTGCGCGTCCCGGACCAGCAGGACCGTCCCGCCGATCCCCCACAGGATGTCCAGGGCGTCGCGCAGAACGATGTCGCAGACCTCATCCTGCTGGCGGGCGGTGGTCAGGGCCTGCGTCACGCCCTGCAGGTGGGTGAGCAGGTGGGTGGCCTGCACCGGCTGAGACGGGGGCGGCACGGGGGTGTCAGTCATGGGGTGTGGTCAGTGTAGACGCTCGGCGCGCTTCTCTCGGCTTGGCCCGCTTCTGGCAGGAGACCTGCGCCCAGAGCCGCTTCCAGCGGAGCCCGTCACCCTGAGCGTCTCCTTTGTGGGAGCCGACGGGCGGGGTTCCGGAGCAAACGACCACTCCTCGTCAACCCGCGGTACTGTATCCGGTCCAAAACAAAAACCCCCGTACTGGACGGGGTGTTCTGTCGTTGGTGGCGATGCGCGGACTTGAACCGCGGACCTAACGATTATGAGTCGTTCGCTCTAACCAGCTGAGCTACATCGCCTTGGGGTCCTCCAGGAAAAAAGCAGCCCCGCACACTGGCGGGGGCTTTTGGTGGTGGAGCTGAGGGGATTCGAACCCCTGACCTTCTGAATGCCATTCAGACGCGCTCCCAACTGCGCCACAGCCCCGCTTTTGTCGCTCGCCTCTTTCAAGGCTCAGCAAGATTAACAGTGCGTTCCCGGCTTGTCAACGGTCAGGGGGCGCCGCCTGCCGGGAGACTCAGATGGACCCCGCCTGCCGCGACGCCAGATTCACGTAGCCCTCGATCAGGTGGATGATCACCGGGTTGTGGGTGTGAACGCCGTGGGCCTGCCCCACCCCGTCCTCGTCGATAAAATGGGCCACCAGGGCGGCCTCGCCGTCGCGGGCCAGCAGAAAGGCGCGCTGGCCCTCGGCGGCGATGCTGGGCAGGCCGGTCAGGTGGGTGCGCCGCAGTTCGACGCCGCGCGGGGTCAGGCGTTCCAGTTCTGCGGCAAAACTGGCCTCCCCGGCCATGAACAGGCTGCGGCGGGCGTTCAGGGTCAGGTCCTCGCACAGGCTGCGGATGGCGGCCTCGCCGTACAGGTGGTACACCGCCTCGGGGGCCGGATCGGGGGCCAGACGCGACAGGTCCCGGTCCAGGGCGCCCAGCCGGTCGTCGAAGCTGCGGCGCGCGCGCGCCAGATACTCGCGGGCACTCAGGGGCGCGTATTCCAGCGGGTTCTGGCCCATCTTGGCGGCCAGCCCCCGGCCTTCAAGCCGCTCCAGGGTCTCGTAGATCTTGGGCCTGGGAATGCCGGCCTGCCGCGCCACACGGGCCGGCACGGCGCGGCCCAGCGCCAGCAGGGCGGTGTACGCGCGGGCCTCGTACTCGGTCAGGCCCAGCGCTTGCAGGTGAATCACGGCGCTCATCTGCGAATCAGCATACGGGAAAAGCCCCGTTCACGCTTGTTTTCTCAGCAGAATGCTCTTGAGGTACAGGCTCTCGGGCACGCTCAGCAGGTGCGGATGGTCGGCGGGCTGGTACGTCACCGCCACCACCTCGGCGTCGCACTCGGCCTCGGCGGCAGCCACGCGGGCGGCGTCCAGCAGGTCATCCACCCGGATGTAGTGGGCGCAGGTGCTGATCATCAGGTGGCCGCCACCCACCAGCATCCGCAGGGCGTGGGCCGCGCCGTCGGTGAAGATGCGCTTGGCACGCGGCACGTCGTCGCGCCGCTTGGCGAGGGTGGGCGGGTCCAGCACGGCGGCCCCGAAGGTGCGCTTCTCGCGCTCCAGGGCGGCCAGCACCTCTAGCGCGTCACCCCAGCGCACGCCCACGTTGCCGTTCACGCCGTTGCTGCGGGCGGCCCCCTCCAGCGCGGCCAGCGCCACCTGATCCTTGTCCAACGCCACACTTTTCGCCCCGGCCTTGGCCGCGTGCAGGCTGAAGCCCCCGGTGTACGAGTACACGTCCAGAAACCCCGCGCCGGGCCGCACCAGGGAACGCATCAGGCGGCGGTTGTCGCGCTGGTCCAGAAAGAAGCCAGTCTTCTGCGCGTCCATCGGCGCGAAGTGCAGCGTCAGGTCGTCCTCGTGGAAGTCCACGCGTTCCGGCACCTCGCCCCACAGCGGCCCGGCCACCATGCCCAGCCCCTCACGGCGGCGCTCGCCCGTGTCGCTGCGCTCGTAGGCGCTGGCGGCCCCAGTGACTTCCTTCAGGGCCTTGAGAATCAGGTCACGGTGACGTTCGGCCCCGGCGTTGCGAAGCTGGACGGCCAGCACAGCCCCGAACTGATCGGCCACCACCCCCGGCAGCCCATCGGCCTCGGCGTACACGGCACGCACGGCATCGGTGTTCAGGATGCGGCCCTCGCGGCGTTTCAGAGCGGCCTTCACGCGGGCGCGGTAGAACTTGAGATCCACCTCTTCCCGTTCCCAGGTCAGCAATCTCAGCGGCGTCGCGCCGTCCGGGTTGAAATAGCCGCGCGCAATCACCTTGCCGCCGGGGGCCTTGACGTCCACCACCTCGCCGGGCGCGATTCCGGCGTCGGCGTCGGCAATGTCGCCTGTGTGTCCAAAAGGGTAGCGGCCTGCAATACGCCGGACGGCGGCGGGCTGGAGGGTGACGGAGGCGGACTTCTTCATGGGGATCAGGCTAACGGATGCGGGCCGGGGCCAATGGGAGGCGTGGCGGGCAGTCCGTGGTAGGGCTGGGTGGGGCCAGGGGACCCCGGCCTCTTGCCCACACGATTCCCCGCGGCGCATCCTGTTTCCATGTCCGATCCCGCCGTGACCTTCCCCGCGCCCCGGCGCATTCCCTATCCGGGCGGCTGCGTGCTGGAACCCGGCCCCTACGCGCTGGATTATCTGCTGAGCTGGCCCGCCGTGCTGACCGTGAACGGGAAGCCCTACCCGGAACAGCCGGTCTACCCGTTGATCCGCGAGTTGCTGGCCGATCCGGCGGCGCATGGGCTGACGCTGACTGAGGCTCAGGCCGCGCGGGACCGTTTTCTGGAGCTGGCGGGGCAGGCGCTGGAGGCCGAGGGAGGGGATCGCCGCTGGCTGGAACGGGAGTTCGGGCGCTGAAGACGGGAGCGCTGCGGACAGGGACGTTGGGCAGGCGCGCTGCGTCCGGGGAATGGGATGAGCTGGCCCTGGCCGCACCTCTGCCCGGCGAGGCGCTGCATGCCCGCGTGGCCCGGACCCTGCGCGGCGCCGTGACGGGCGGCCTGCTGCCGGAGGGCACCCGCCTGCCCGGTCACCGCCGCCTGGCCGGGGCGCTGGGCGTGTCGCGCAATACGCTGGTGGACGCGCTGGCGGGGCTGGAAGCCGAAGGCTACCTGCGGGTGCAGGGCCGCAGCGGGACGGTGGTGTGTGTGCCCGCCCCCGAGGCCGCTGGTCCGCTCACGGCGGCGCAGGACCTGCCCCTGAGTGCCTGGGCCAGCCGCGCCCTGTCGGGCGGTGTGGACGACGCGGGAGGCGAATACGCCGTGGATTTCCGCGTGGGCCAGCCGGTCCCGGAGCTGTACCCGGAGGCGGCCTGGACGGCGGCGCTGGCGCGTCAGGCGGGGCGGCTGGGCAGGCGCACAGAGGAGGGAAAGTTCTCTGACCCGCTGGGACCACTGGAAACCCGCCGCGCCCTGTCGGCCTACCTGAACGCGGCGCGTGGCGCACGGGTCACGCCCGAGATGGTGATGCTCACGGGGGGCACGCAGTCGGCGCTGGACGCCCTGGCCCGCGTGTTTCTGGAGCCGGGCCGGGTGGCGGCGGTGGAGGACCCCACCTACCCCGGCGCGCGGGCGGCGCTTGCGGCCACCGGGGCGGCGGTGGTCCCGGTGGCCGTGGACGCGGGCGGTCTCCAGCCCACACACCTGCCCCCGCAGGCCACGCTGCTGTACCTGACCCCCGGCTGCCAGTACCCCACTGGCGTGACGCTGGGCGCCGCCCGCCGCGCCGAACTCGTTGCCTGGGCGCGGCGCGGCAACGCTTTCATTCTCGAAGACGACTACGCCGCCGATCTGCACCACACGGGCCGCCCGCTGCCGGTGATGCAGGGCCTGGCCCCGGACCGCGTGATTCTGCTGGGCAGCTTCAGCAAGAGCCTGGCCCCGGCCACCCGCAGCGGCTTTCTGGTGGCCCCGCCCCCGGTGCTGCGCGTGCTGGCCCGCACCCGCCCGCTGACGGACCGCGCCCCCGGCACGCTGGACGCCCTGGCGCTGGCCGACGTGCTGGATTCGGGGGCCTACGGGCGGCATCTGCGGCGGGCGCGGCAGGTGCTGGCCCACCGGCAGGAGGTGCTGCTCGCGGCCCTGAGCGATGGGCTGCCCGGTTGGGCGGTTCAGGGTGCGGCTTCCGGACTGCACGTGTACGTGCGCCTGCCGGCCGGGCTGGAGGAAGCGCAGGCGGTGGCGGCGGCGGCCCGGCGCGGTGTGGCGCTCTCGCCTGTGGCCCCCCTCTCGGCCACCGGGGGGCCGGCCGCCGTGCTGCTGGCCTTTGCCCACCTGCCCCCCGAGGCCATCCGTCACGGCGTTCGGCGGCTGGCTTCTTCATAACGCCCCCCCCAGCCTCTTCCCCCGACAGAGTGTGACTTCCCTTTCAAAGACCGTGGGTTCGCGTTACACTGGGCCAATGCGTTTGCTCGTCGTGGTGCTGCTTCTCGCGCTGACCGCCCTGTATCTCACCTTCGGTCTGCGGCTGGGCTACGTCACGCTGACGCCCACCTACATGGTCAACGCGACCGGCGAGAACAGGTACACCTTCCGCGTCTACGACCAGAATCAGGAGGTGGGCGTGCGCGGCACTTGCAGCGTCCGCAGCGGCCGGGCCACCTTCCGGCTGACCGATCCCAGGGGAACCCAGATCGCCGGTCAGGTCTGCCCGCAGGGGCAGTGGGGACTGAACGTGCTGGGCACCGGCGACGTGGGCAACTACACGCTGACCATCGATCTGCAGAAGTTCACCGGCACCATCGACATCAAGGAAGCGCGCAAGTAGCGCCGCCTGAACACAGAAGACCGGCAGGCCACATTGAATGGCCTGCCGGTCTTGAAGGTGGTGACTCAGCTCTGGGGCTGTGCGGCGCTCTGGGTCTGCGCGGCGCTGTCCTGCGCGGCCTTGGCCTTGTTGATGGCCTTCGCCAGCCGGCTCTTCTTGCGCGCGGCGGTGTTCTTGTGCAGGGTGCTGCCCTTGGCGGCCTTGTCGATCAGACTTTCGGCCTTGCTCTGGGCGGCGTTCAGGTCCTCACCGTTGGTGATGGCGGCCAGCGCCTTCTTGGTAAAGGTCTTGATGGTGCTCTTGCGGCTGCGGTTGATCATGCGGCGCTTGAGGCTCTGGCGGTGGCGCTTCTGGGCGGACTTGTGACGTAATGCCATGGTTCTTCTCCTTGTTCTCCCGCCTGCGCGGGGCGGTTCCCTGTGGGAGGGAACTCGTGGCGTTCAGCCGTTCTATATCTGCTGCACGCGCCGGGGCGGGGCCACGCTGGACCGCTGCCGCCGGGCTGCCTCCTGGTGAAGACAACCTCGTGACTATACGCGCTTTGACGGCGCTGGGCAAGCCATACACTGGCGTCATGCGAAGCCGCCGTGCCCACTCCCCCGAAGGCGATCAGCCCCCGCGCGAGGTCCGGCCCAAAACCCCCGAGGAGCGGCGCGACGCCCTGCTGGCCTACGCCTTCCGCGCCCTGGGCGCCCGCGCGCTGACCGAGGCCGAGTTGCGCGGCAAGCTGGAGCGCCGCAGCGACGATCCCACGCTGATTGAAGAGGTTCTGAAGCGCGTGCAGGAACTGGGCTATCAGGATGACGAACAGGTGGCCCAGATCGAGGGCAAGCGGCGCGGCGTGGGCACCTTCCGGGTGCGCCAGACCCTCAAGCGCCGGGGCGTGCCCGAGGACCTGATTCAGGACACCCTGGAGGCCCGTGATCCCGATCAGGAGCGGGCCGGGGCGCTGGAAGTGCTGGAGCGGCGCTGGCCCGCGCTGGCCCGCAAGAAGGACCCGAAGGCCAGCGCCTACGCCTTTCTGGCCCGCCGGGGCTACGGCGGGGACGCCATCTGGCCCGCCATCCGCGAACTCAGCGAGCGGGCACTGGAAGACGAGGCGGCGCAGGAGCAGTAACCCGCCGCCTGCACCGCCGTGCCTTGACTGTGCCTTGACACCCCACAGGGCGGCGGATAAACTGCCGGACGCACTTGAAATGCTGCGCGGCTGTCCTCTGGCCCCAGCACGACAGGAGCCGTGGCGGGGCGTAGCGCAGCCTGGTAGCGCACGTCGTTCGGGACGACGGGGTCGAAGGTTCGAATCCTTTCGCCCCGACCACGCAGGAATGAACCTCCCCGCTGCGGGAGGTTTTCTTTTGGCCCGCCGCCCCCTCCCTGGAGTCAGCCCATGCGCGTCTTTGCCATCGCCGATCTGCATCTGGCCTACGTGACCCCCAAACCCATGACGGTCTTCGGGCCGCAGTGGGCCGGGCATCCGGAGGCCATCTACGAGCGCTGGCAGGGGGCCGTGCGCCCCGGCGATCTGGTCTTGTTGCCCGGTGACCTGTCGTGGGCCATGCGCCTGCCCGACGCGATGACGGATCTGGCCGGGATTGCCGAATTGCCCGGCACCAAGGTGTTGCTGCGCGGCAACCACGACTACTGGTGGCCTACACCGTCCAAACTGCGCGCGTCGTTGCCCCCCGGCATGCTGGCCGTTCACAACGATGCTGTGCGAGTCGAAAACGTTGTCGTCTGCGGCACGCGCGGCTGGAACACGCCGGGACACGTGCCGCTGGGCGACGAGGACGAACGCCTGCTCAGCCGCGAGGCCCAGCGCCTGAGCCTCAGCGTGGCGGCGGCGGAGCGGCTGCGGCAGCCGGGCGATCATTTCTTGATGATGCTGCACTACCCGCCCGCCTCGGCCCCCTACCCGCCCAACCCGCTGACCGAGGTGATCGAGGCGGCGCGGCCCGACTTGATCGTCTACGGCCACCTGCACGGCGTTCCGGTTGAAAAATCCATGCGGCATGTGAATGGCATTCCCGCGCATCTGGTGGCGGCGGACGGGCTGAAATTCACGCCGAAGCTGCTGCTGGATACCGGGGACTAGCCCTCCACCCACTCGGCGGCCAACCAGCGGGCGTGGGGCATGCCAGAGGCGAGAATGCCCTCTTTCAGCGGGGCCAGAGGGTAGGGAACGCGGCGGAAGGTCACCGCCCAATCCCCCTCCGTCCAGTCCAGAAGCAGGGATTCGGCGCGGGCCGGATTGACGTATTTCCCGCCCCGTTTCTCGAAGGGCAGGCCCACGCTGCCGGGGTTGAGCAGGCGCCAGCCGTTCAGGCTCCGCAGCAGCGGCTGGTGCGTGTGGCCGCCGATCCAGATGGACTGCTGACCGTACTCGGCGCGCAACTCTTCCAGGCGTTCCGCAGGTGTCCCGGCGTCCAGCACCTCGTCGTCCCTCGCGGGGCTGCCGTGGAAGCACAGCAGGTCTTCCCGTTCCACGCTCGGCACAAAGCTGCGGAGGGTGTCGCGCTCGGTTTCGGTCAACTGCGCCGCGCTCCACTGGCCGATATCGTGAATCTCCTGCTCATCGGGAAAGCTGCGCGGCTGGAGAGGCTGTGGAGCTTCCAGCGTCTGACGGTCTGCGTTGCCGCTGACCACCGGGCAGCCCAGTGCGGACACCACCTGATACGGACTCCGATTGAAAGGTGTTGAAAACACCTGGAAATCCGAGCGAAGCGAGCAGGAGAAAAACGGATTCCGGACGTGGAGTGTGGAAATCGGCGCTGTCCCGATTTCCACACAAAACAAACGGAATCCGTATGAAGGCACTCGCGCGGCCACGCCCCGCCCATGGTCACGTCGCCCAGGCAGACCCGCACGTCGGGCGAATGCGCGTCCATGTCAGCCAGCGCCGCCGTCAGCGCGGGAAGGTTGCCGTGGACGTCGCCGAAGACTGCAACTCGCATGGCCGCAGCATACGCAGGGCAGGCGTAGAGTTGGGCCTGTCCAATTTGCCGTCCCACCCCGTTTCAATCCCATCCCGTTTCAAGAAGGAGACCGCATGACCCCATCCACTGACCTGCCCGCCCGCCAGCTTCGCGATCTGACCGTGTCCGCCCTGGGCCTGGGCTGCATGGGCATGAGCGAGTTCTACGGCGACACCGACGAGGCCGAGAGCCTGCGCACGCTGAACCGCGCCCTGGATCTGGGCGTCACCTTCTACGACACCGCCGACATCTACGGCCCCCACACCAACGAGGAACTGCTGGGCCGCTGGCTGAAGGGGAAGCGGGACCGCGTGGTGCTGGCCACCAAGTTCGGCATCGTGCGCGAGCCGGGCTACCCGATGCAGCGCAGCCTGTCGGGGCGGCCCGAGTACGTGCGCCAGTCCATCGAGGCCAGCCTCAGGCGCCTGAAGACCGATCACGTCGATCTGTACTACCTGCACCGCCCCGATCCGCAGACGCCCATCGAGGACACCGTGGGCGCGATGGGCGAGCTGGTGGAACGCGGGCTGGTGCGCTTCCTGGGCCTCTCGGAGGTGGACGCCGCAACGCTGCGCCGCGCCGACGCCACCCACCCGATCACCGCCCTGCAAAGCGAATACTCGCTGTGGACGCGTGACCCGGAGAATGCCCCCCACCCCGAGGATGGCCAGCCGGGTGAAAGTGTGCTGGCGGCCTGCCGTGGCCTGGGCGTGGGGCTGGTGCCGTACAGCCCGCTGGGACGCGGCTTCCTGACCGGGCAGCTCAAGTCCCCGGAGGATTTTGGCCCCGACGATTTCCGCAGCACCAGCCCGCGCTTTCAGGGCGAGAACTTCCAGAAGAACCTGGATCTGGTGGCCGAGGTGCAGGGTCTGGCCGGGGAAAAAGGCTGCACGCCCGCGCAACTGGCGCTGGCCTGGGTGCTGGCGCAGGGAAAAGACATCGTGCCCATCCCCGGCACCAAGCGTGTGAAGTACCTGGAAGAAAACCTGGGCGCGCTGGACGTGACGCTGACCCCCGACGATCTGG includes:
- a CDS encoding ATP-binding protein, yielding MTLTDPVSQPDEREMTAVIRDFDWAATPLGPRPGWPAGLRVLTEMLLAHPLGMLVLWGPELIQLYNDPYRAILGDRHPAGLGRPARECWPDIWHLDAVTYEGVMTRGETFTFIDQPLTVQRHGQEEEQAHFTLTLSPVCGDDGAVGGVLVTVIETSRRVRAEQQAHLDRARVERRSATLEAFAVLTRDLALDTDPLALIRRVQEAVLPLLGAEFSQYYEPEGGLWRIRTRVGRVQTPALKAALEAGLPFTTTATLLTPWLTGEANYKDTYDPVADGLPPSDFSTFATAALPVRVGGQMQGVLVFALPRTQPWGVVDRTVLTTVERSLTLALERAEQTRQVGQQREVLQEANEELEAFTYSVSHDLRTPVRHIKGFSELLRQGAGATLDLKSTHYLTVIDEAAARMNVLIDAMLDLSRTARLPLRVGPVDLDALVLHVQQELETDTQGREVQWRVSPLPLVNGDHDTLRQVLTNLLGNALKYTRPRTPAVIEVWAEERKEEWAVFVRDNGVGFDPRYQDRLFGAFQRLHLEREFEGTGVGLANVRRIVTRHGGTVSASGREGQGATFGFTLPR
- a CDS encoding GAF domain-containing protein, translating into MTDTPVPPPSQPVQATHLLTHLQGVTQALTTARQQDEVCDIVLRDALDILWGIGGTVLLVRDAHLHVAARRGQTDGSVWQAGDLTGGDPCADALRSNTPLYFDHAGALASAYPDLETRTGGKAAVASAVLPMVEGGQPLGVIVLDFREPHDFTPDERHFLRTLAAQCAVALDRLRLSGDLERQVQDRTAELEAFVRFTEAADGETDVLALAERAVDVLGVLFPGCTGVYYTLEGSLWRVKVYTRDLEAQPELLASLKAGMPLNTPVFAQPMQTGEPVFVDGWDPEKEQFAHSERYQTVATFPLMVNGTIQAIFALGLKDVPRWSAHSRAVFRSVGRSLRLALERTETARQLAAQNAELLARTQALEGFAELTQELGLTTEPEILIGRAMALVRSLLPPGYVIFWQIVQGRWQAAAQLGDVGNPDLQAAIEGGFPVGQLPSLDLPYQTREPLFQDHYDPARDVAPELVEHVSTVATLPVLVNGQVSGIFNAPLFGPRRWSAADQAVLKTTVHSLGLALERAEQARQLTAQRDLLQASNEELEAFTYSVSHDLRTPVRHIISFGDLLRRSLPEPLEDRTQRYFGIVSSAAATLNTLIDGMLDVSRASRQPLKAEQVDLDRVFQAARQQVSVEQPQRQIDWQIGALPSVRGDAGLLRRVVTALVDNAVKYTRDRERAVIEVWAEDRGADWAVLVRDNGVGFNPQYADKLFTIFQRLHRQEDFGGAAVSLANARRIVTRHGGTMTAQGQPGAGATFGLILPRVTP
- a CDS encoding TrmB family transcriptional regulator; translation: MSAVIHLQALGLTEYEARAYTALLALGRAVPARVARQAGIPRPKIYETLERLEGRGLAAKMGQNPLEYAPLSAREYLARARRSFDDRLGALDRDLSRLAPDPAPEAVYHLYGEAAIRSLCEDLTLNARRSLFMAGEASFAAELERLTPRGVELRRTHLTGLPSIAAEGQRAFLLARDGEAALVAHFIDEDGVGQAHGVHTHNPVIIHLIEGYVNLASRQAGSI
- a CDS encoding class I SAM-dependent rRNA methyltransferase, translating into MKKSASVTLQPAAVRRIAGRYPFGHTGDIADADAGIAPGEVVDVKAPGGKVIARGYFNPDGATPLRLLTWEREEVDLKFYRARVKAALKRREGRILNTDAVRAVYAEADGLPGVVADQFGAVLAVQLRNAGAERHRDLILKALKEVTGAASAYERSDTGERRREGLGMVAGPLWGEVPERVDFHEDDLTLHFAPMDAQKTGFFLDQRDNRRLMRSLVRPGAGFLDVYSYTGGFSLHAAKAGAKSVALDKDQVALAALEGAARSNGVNGNVGVRWGDALEVLAALEREKRTFGAAVLDPPTLAKRRDDVPRAKRIFTDGAAHALRMLVGGGHLMISTCAHYIRVDDLLDAARVAAAEAECDAEVVAVTYQPADHPHLLSVPESLYLKSILLRKQA
- a CDS encoding PLP-dependent aminotransferase family protein; this encodes MGRRAASGEWDELALAAPLPGEALHARVARTLRGAVTGGLLPEGTRLPGHRRLAGALGVSRNTLVDALAGLEAEGYLRVQGRSGTVVCVPAPEAAGPLTAAQDLPLSAWASRALSGGVDDAGGEYAVDFRVGQPVPELYPEAAWTAALARQAGRLGRRTEEGKFSDPLGPLETRRALSAYLNAARGARVTPEMVMLTGGTQSALDALARVFLEPGRVAAVEDPTYPGARAALAATGAAVVPVAVDAGGLQPTHLPPQATLLYLTPGCQYPTGVTLGAARRAELVAWARRGNAFILEDDYAADLHHTGRPLPVMQGLAPDRVILLGSFSKSLAPATRSGFLVAPPPVLRVLARTRPLTDRAPGTLDALALADVLDSGAYGRHLRRARQVLAHRQEVLLAALSDGLPGWAVQGAASGLHVYVRLPAGLEEAQAVAAAARRGVALSPVAPLSATGGPAAVLLAFAHLPPEAIRHGVRRLASS
- the rpsT gene encoding 30S ribosomal protein S20 produces the protein MALRHKSAQKRHRQSLKRRMINRSRKSTIKTFTKKALAAITNGEDLNAAQSKAESLIDKAAKGSTLHKNTAARKKSRLAKAINKAKAAQDSAAQTQSAAQPQS
- a CDS encoding RecX family transcriptional regulator, yielding MRSRRAHSPEGDQPPREVRPKTPEERRDALLAYAFRALGARALTEAELRGKLERRSDDPTLIEEVLKRVQELGYQDDEQVAQIEGKRRGVGTFRVRQTLKRRGVPEDLIQDTLEARDPDQERAGALEVLERRWPALARKKDPKASAYAFLARRGYGGDAIWPAIRELSERALEDEAAQEQ
- a CDS encoding metallophosphoesterase, which codes for MRVFAIADLHLAYVTPKPMTVFGPQWAGHPEAIYERWQGAVRPGDLVLLPGDLSWAMRLPDAMTDLAGIAELPGTKVLLRGNHDYWWPTPSKLRASLPPGMLAVHNDAVRVENVVVCGTRGWNTPGHVPLGDEDERLLSREAQRLSLSVAAAERLRQPGDHFLMMLHYPPASAPYPPNPLTEVIEAARPDLIVYGHLHGVPVEKSMRHVNGIPAHLVAADGLKFTPKLLLDTGD